From Candidatus Methylarchaceae archaeon HK02M2, the proteins below share one genomic window:
- a CDS encoding twin-arginine translocase TatA/TatE family subunit — protein MQGVEILIVAVFAIILLFGAKKVPEMARAFGRAKGEFERGKQEIDKELKEITKTPSKKEETEREKLIKAANSLGINTYGKTDEQLREEIQAAIKKE, from the coding sequence ATGCAAGGAGTTGAAATTCTAATAGTAGCTGTATTTGCAATTATCCTCTTATTCGGAGCAAAGAAGGTCCCAGAAATGGCTAGGGCTTTCGGTAGAGCGAAAGGTGAGTTTGAGAGGGGTAAGCAGGAGATCGATAAAGAACTTAAAGAAATTACAAAAACTCCAAGCAAAAAAGAAGAGACTGAAAGGGAAAAACTTATCAAAGCTGCCAACTCATTAGGAATTAATACTTATGGTAAAACCGATGAACAACTACGTGAAGAAATTCAAGCAGCTATAAAGAAAGAGTAA